The following are from one region of the Silene latifolia isolate original U9 population chromosome 9, ASM4854445v1, whole genome shotgun sequence genome:
- the LOC141599144 gene encoding uncharacterized protein LOC141599144: MADKLVFFFSLLLLIAAVTADSPFIVAHKTATLKRLKSGVEQVLVNIDIYNEGSSTAYDVSLTDDSWPEDAFVLTNGKTSNSWERLDVGAVLSHSFELEAKVQGKFQGAPAVIKYRVPTKAALQEAYSTPIFPLDVLEDRPPENKLDFVKIAD, translated from the exons ATGGCGGACAAGCtcgtcttcttcttctcccttcttctCCTTATCGCCGCCGTAACTGCCGATTCACCGTTCATCGTCGCACACAAAACAGCTACACTCAAGCGTCTCAAATCTGGCGTTGAACAAGTCCTCGTTAACATCGATATCTACAATGAAGGATCTTC AACTGCATATGATGTAAGCCTGACTGATGATAGCTGGCCTGAGGATGCTTTTGTTCTCACCAATGGCAAAACTTCGAATTCCTGGGAGAGGCTTGATGT TGGTGCTGTACTTTCACACTCTTTTGAGTTGGAGGCCAAGGTGCAAGGCAAGTTCCAAGGTGCTCCTGCTGTCATTAAGTATCGTGTTCCAACAAAAGCCGCTCTTCAG GAGGCATATTCCACTCCAATATTTCCTTTGGACGTACTTGAAGACAGACCTCCAGAGAACAAGCTCGACTTTGTGA AAATTGCTGATTAA
- the LOC141599145 gene encoding uncharacterized protein LOC141599145 isoform X1, translating to MVDKSGLNLIIKMGCTSSMLQARGKKKKKMTISELVVFVPTMLIPVPSDLHKGLKGIIPIDVLDRLVALRNRIILLSEDTDVSAISEIKQGLEEYLPVLLGLTIKECGALEAVQLKWRTIDGKQEICVSNSWFEVLSVVYMLAVLTLVEANMMLVPKHYTNSSDRIVPTDCQRDAIDLLLKASGYFDFCVKRILPKLSSDIKDKLHKDMQEGALEALSLQALGQGTELQLGFAIENQKATLSVKRRLACEELTYFTQAYYALSGGTINDSDAGKQALFIKYKFLQAKAAAYFYHGIILDKGNDPLSHTHAVCCLVAAEELLSESKKACLNFCLAPPVTRPPPPWGAMKHLQLKIPDTASKKSQMYGYLLDQEKGLQPPPELPEFHLSLRPDDYELPAIDSAWSKEKWEIQRQLVKERVEDSEHEVIGIKS from the exons ATGGTTGATAAAAGTGGCCTTAATTTGATAATAAAAATGGGGTGCACTTCTTCTATGCTCCAAGCTAGagggaaaaagaagaagaaaatgacCATTTCCGAGTTAGTCGTGTTCGTTCCGACTATGCTTATTCCTGTCCCTTCTGATCTTCATAAAGGGCTTAAAGGGATCATCCCTATCGATGTTCTAGACCGTCTTGTGGCTCTGCGCAATCGCATTATTCTGTTGTCCGAGGATACTG ATGTTTCGGCTATTTCAGAGATTAAGCAAGGTCTTGAAGAGTACCTGCCTGTTCTGCTTGGACTGACTATTAAAG AGTGCGGTGCATTAGAGGCAGTACAGTTGAAATGGAGAACTATTGATGGTAAACAG GAGATCTGTGTGTCAAATTCATGGTTCGAAGTACTGTCTGTGGTTTACATGCTGGCTGTTCTGACATTAGTGGAAGCCAACATGATGTTGGTTCCTAAGCATTATACTAATTCTTCTGATAGAATAGTTCCTACAG ATTGCCAGAGGGATGCAATTGATTTGCTATTGAAGGCATCAGGATACTTCGACTTCTGCGTCAAGAGGATTCTACCTAAATTGTCCTCTGATATCAA GGACAAATTGCACAAAGATATGCAGGAAGGTGCATTGGAGGCTCTTTCTCTTCAAGCACTCGGCCAG GGAACAGAATTGCAGCTGGGGTTTGCAATAGAAAACCAAAAAGCGACATTATCAGTGAAGAGGAGGTTAGCATGTGAGGAGCTGACTTATTTCACCCAG GCTTACTACGCACTGTCAGGTGGTACCATCAATGATAGTGATGCAGGAAAACAGGCACTGTTCATCAAATACAAATTCCTACAAGCTAAG GCTGCAGCTTACTTCTACCATGGAATTATCCTCGACAAAGGCAATGATCCCTTGTCTCACACCCATGCAGTCTGCTGTTTAGTTGCAGCCGAGGAACTTCTCTCTGAGAGCAAAAAAGCTTGTTTAAATTTTTGCCTGGCTCCTCCCGTTACAAG ACCACCACCGCCTTGGGGGGCCATGAAGCACTTACAACTGAAGATCCCGGATACTGCGTCTAAGAAGTCACAAATGTATGGATATCTCCTTGATCAAGAAAA aggtcttcaaccaccaccggaaCTGCCAGAGTTCCATTTATCACTGAGACCAGATGATTACGAGTTGCCAGCAATTGACAGCGCGTGGAGTAAGGAGAAGTGGGAGATTCAGAGACAATTGGTTAAGGAACGCGTAGAAGATTCAGAACACGAGGTTATAGGGATTAAAAGCTGA
- the LOC141599145 gene encoding uncharacterized protein LOC141599145 isoform X2 — protein MVDKSGLNLIIKMGCTSSMLQARGKKKKKMTISELVVFVPTMLIPVPSDLHKGLKGIIPIDVLDRLVALRNRIILLSEDTDVSAISEIKQGLEEYLPVLLGLTIKECGALEAVQLKWRTIDGKQEICVSNSWFEVLSVVYMLAVLTLVEANMMLVPKHYTNSSDRIVPTDCQRDAIDLLLKASGYFDFCVKRILPKLSSDIKDKLHKDMQEGALEALSLQALGQGTELQLGFAIENQKATLSVKRRLACEELTYFTQAYYALSGGTINDSDAGKQALFIKYKFLQAKAAAYFYHGIILDKGNDPLSHTHAVCCLVAAEELLSESKKACLNFCLAPPVTRPPPPWGAMKHLQLKIPDTASKKSQIGLQPPPELPEFHLSLRPDDYELPAIDSAWSKEKWEIQRQLVKERVEDSEHEVIGIKS, from the exons ATGGTTGATAAAAGTGGCCTTAATTTGATAATAAAAATGGGGTGCACTTCTTCTATGCTCCAAGCTAGagggaaaaagaagaagaaaatgacCATTTCCGAGTTAGTCGTGTTCGTTCCGACTATGCTTATTCCTGTCCCTTCTGATCTTCATAAAGGGCTTAAAGGGATCATCCCTATCGATGTTCTAGACCGTCTTGTGGCTCTGCGCAATCGCATTATTCTGTTGTCCGAGGATACTG ATGTTTCGGCTATTTCAGAGATTAAGCAAGGTCTTGAAGAGTACCTGCCTGTTCTGCTTGGACTGACTATTAAAG AGTGCGGTGCATTAGAGGCAGTACAGTTGAAATGGAGAACTATTGATGGTAAACAG GAGATCTGTGTGTCAAATTCATGGTTCGAAGTACTGTCTGTGGTTTACATGCTGGCTGTTCTGACATTAGTGGAAGCCAACATGATGTTGGTTCCTAAGCATTATACTAATTCTTCTGATAGAATAGTTCCTACAG ATTGCCAGAGGGATGCAATTGATTTGCTATTGAAGGCATCAGGATACTTCGACTTCTGCGTCAAGAGGATTCTACCTAAATTGTCCTCTGATATCAA GGACAAATTGCACAAAGATATGCAGGAAGGTGCATTGGAGGCTCTTTCTCTTCAAGCACTCGGCCAG GGAACAGAATTGCAGCTGGGGTTTGCAATAGAAAACCAAAAAGCGACATTATCAGTGAAGAGGAGGTTAGCATGTGAGGAGCTGACTTATTTCACCCAG GCTTACTACGCACTGTCAGGTGGTACCATCAATGATAGTGATGCAGGAAAACAGGCACTGTTCATCAAATACAAATTCCTACAAGCTAAG GCTGCAGCTTACTTCTACCATGGAATTATCCTCGACAAAGGCAATGATCCCTTGTCTCACACCCATGCAGTCTGCTGTTTAGTTGCAGCCGAGGAACTTCTCTCTGAGAGCAAAAAAGCTTGTTTAAATTTTTGCCTGGCTCCTCCCGTTACAAG ACCACCACCGCCTTGGGGGGCCATGAAGCACTTACAACTGAAGATCCCGGATACTGCGTCTAAGAAGTCACAAAT aggtcttcaaccaccaccggaaCTGCCAGAGTTCCATTTATCACTGAGACCAGATGATTACGAGTTGCCAGCAATTGACAGCGCGTGGAGTAAGGAGAAGTGGGAGATTCAGAGACAATTGGTTAAGGAACGCGTAGAAGATTCAGAACACGAGGTTATAGGGATTAAAAGCTGA